A stretch of the Candidatus Campbellbacteria bacterium genome encodes the following:
- a CDS encoding glutathione S-transferase N-terminal domain-containing protein has product MFILYTKNGCPFCEKVKEFMGNNDLAFEEREISDDDNRSMLLEKGGKQQVPFLIDDELGKSMYESMDIITYLTENYVSINNGSGDSLEEE; this is encoded by the coding sequence ATGTTTATTTTATACACAAAAAACGGATGCCCTTTCTGTGAGAAGGTTAAGGAGTTTATGGGGAATAATGATCTTGCCTTTGAGGAGCGTGAGATTAGCGATGATGATAATAGGTCTATGCTTCTTGAGAAGGGTGGAAAGCAACAAGTACCGTTTCTTATAGATGATGAGCTTGGAAAGTCAATGTATGAGTCGATGGATATAATAACTTATTTGACTGAGAATTATGTTTCTATAAACAATGGTAGTGGCGATTCTCTTGAAGAAGAATAA